The sequence below is a genomic window from Salicibibacter cibarius.
CATATGTAATGCAGGTGCTGCAGCATTTCCCTTCCATTGAGTTGCAACAGGGTTATAAGCAACAGCAGTACCACTTTCTTGCAACATGGTAATTTCTTCTGGGGTTAATAAAGTAGCGTGAGCAGCTAACGTTTGGGGACCCAGCGCTTTAATTGAATGTAGATGCTCAAGCGGTCTTAAACCATGCTGAATTAAAGAACGTTCAACAGAAGCAAGATGTTCATTGACATGCGTTTGGAAAACCGCGCCTGCTTCTTTACATAAATTAGAAGCAGTATAAATCATATGATCAGTAGCTACTTCAGGTATTGATATAGCAAGTGAAGGGTGTACCAGGCTATGATTCTCCCATTCATTAAGATATTTTTCAGCTTGCTTTAGAATCTTATTCTGATCACTGGAAGAGGCACCTTTATCATTAGAAATCATGCCAAGAACGCACCGGATACCAACTTCGGATACAGCCTTTACAAGGGGATCTAAACCGCCTTCTGTACGAGCTCCGGCATCAACAACAGTTGTAAACCCTCCACGCAGAGATTCAAGTGCTGCCAGTTTTCCTGAAAGGTACATTAACTCAGCATCAAGGTTACCTTCTAGTGGCACCCAGACTCTTTTAAAAATTTCTGAAGGTTCTCCGAAGGCCAACGCCTTACCAAATGATTGCGTAAGATGGTGATGAGCATCAATAAAACCTGGCATCATAGCAAAACCCGGAAGGTCAATTTTGGTTATATTAGGGTAACGCGATAGCAAGTCCTCTACAGGACCAACCTCAGAGAAATATCCCTCTTCAATTACCACAGCATAATTGGAAACAGATCCATGACTTAGTATAAGATGTTCCGGAGTAATCAAAAGGCGCTGCGCAAAAAAGATTTCAGGATTCAGTTCAATTCTTGATACCATTGTGAGATTCCACCTCGCGGCTAATTTTTTAAAATATAGTTTTTATAAATCTCTTTACTCAAAATACCAGTTGTTAATACACGATTCATACAGATCAACAAATATTGAGCGCATATGAATGTCAATGATTAGCAAAGAACAAATTATCCTTATTTTTGCATTTTTAATATAATATCTCTGCATCCCATTTCCCGTCTAGAGGCTGGTCGAATAGCCTGTGTAAATTTAATTGTTTTGAAGCTTCATCCATATAATAACCTTGATAATTAATATCTATGTTGTTCGGGGATCCATCATACGAATAATATGATTTATTATGGTTCAATAAGTTTTTTAGAGCTTTTAGATCTTGGTGATATACTGCTGCATCCCATCTAACTTTGGAAATGATATCTGTAGAAATTGAATGTTGAATCCCAATAGATTTACTAATGATTTTTGCGACCTTTAAAGGGGAGCTACGGGCAATTTGATGAGTTCTAATATGCGCCTTTAAATAAGCGATTACTAAATCATCATTCTTCTGTGCCCATTGCTCTTGAGCGATAACCCCTGTCAAATAATCATCGTTAATACTTTCATAGTCAATAGTCCTAGCACCTTGTAATCGGGAAAGAC
It includes:
- a CDS encoding amidohydrolase family protein: MVSRIELNPEIFFAQRLLITPEHLILSHGSVSNYAVVIEEGYFSEVGPVEDLLSRYPNITKIDLPGFAMMPGFIDAHHHLTQSFGKALAFGEPSEIFKRVWVPLEGNLDAELMYLSGKLAALESLRGGFTTVVDAGARTEGGLDPLVKAVSEVGIRCVLGMISNDKGASSSDQNKILKQAEKYLNEWENHSLVHPSLAISIPEVATDHMIYTASNLCKEAGAVFQTHVNEHLASVERSLIQHGLRPLEHLHSIKALGPQTLAAHATLLTPEEITMLQESGTAVAYNPVATQWKGNAAAPALHMHELGIRIGLGTDATRSDGFRLIDAAEATHRLSYGLQVGDFSSGGGWTWFDQATTSGAEAISLGNLTGEIASGKAADFLLVDVDIPEFQPSRDLVWEFTRFGNRDQIVGVFVSGKLRLWEGWPVDWDGKALMHEVSQRTNEAIENAPIKKIHPHSSEHRKKRKKH